One region of Daphnia pulicaria isolate SC F1-1A chromosome 7, SC_F0-13Bv2, whole genome shotgun sequence genomic DNA includes:
- the LOC124348984 gene encoding zinc finger-containing ubiquitin peptidase 1-like: MSSDEDCIIISSHSSATTSDQNKIISSSLQKFTCPMCSQTSEELSEIEAHIENEHLGHEGQSSGDQSNSFGIDHACPLCSQIFKDSSLLESHFHAEHDMFINEAAAARFSCPVCLSNDFSSEEVLAQHVNQHFSNEFVPPLDDDGQLARKLEEQERELMQNKEREDFKRLQSLHGFDQGRNMNRQSDATLFQSVKRGNMSAVDYHEKRIMLKMSEKIGVDDGSSATRDIISHIKRFATTQNIHMCSDVDHYAASFGDSGWGCGYRNLQMLLSALLRHPQCAERLTTLCPSTSSTLGNSIQVPSITRLQSTIEEAWKSGFDQQGCEQLGGKLSGTCKWIGATEIATLLASCHIRYRLIDFHRPTSDDGKQHPALFDWVKQYFQEPSEFKPPLYFQHQGHSRTIIGIEEGKQGKLRLLILDPSHKSDQMRQLTNTSDSTKSNATAKKIWVPMTSLRARQYQIVCVNGGFVDSDREFLQSKLIRSTRIP, encoded by the exons ATGAGCTCCGATGAAGATTGTATTATAATATCTAGTCACAGTTCTGCTACCACTTCtgaccaaaacaaaattatttccagTAGTTTACAAAAATTCACTTGTCCTATGTGCTCTCAAACTAGTGAAGAACTCAGTGAAATTGAAGCTCATATCGAGAATGAACACCTG GGACATGAAGGACAAAGCTCGGGAGATCAATCAAACTCCTTTGGGATAGATCATGCTTGTCCACTGTGCAGTCAAATATTTAAAGATTCTTCTCTCCTTGAATCTCACTTTCATGCAGAACATGACATGTTTATTAATGAG GCTGCAGCTGCTAGATTCTCTTGTCCTGTCTGTTTATCAAATGATTTCTCCTCTGAAGAAGTACTTGCACAGCATGTCAATCAGcacttttcaaatgaatttgtaCCACCACTTG ACGACGATGGACAGCTTGCACGAAAATTAGAGGAGCAAGAACGAGAATTGATGCAAAATAAGGAACGCGAGGATTTCAAGCGACTTCAGTCTCTTCACGGCTTTGATCAAGGGAGAAATATGAATCGACAAAGTGATGCAACTCTGTTTCAATCTGTTAAAAGAGGAAATATGTCCGCGGTTGATTATCACGAGAAGCGCATTATGCTTAAAATGTCTGAGAAGATTGGTGTTGACGATGGTTCATCAGCTACTCGAG ATATAATATCTCACATAAAAAGATTTGCTACAACGCAGAACATTCATATGTGTAGCGATGTTGACCACTATGCAGCTTCGTTTGGAGATTCTGGCTGGGGCTGTGGGTATCG GAACCTGCAAATGCTACTCAGTGCTCTTCTTCGCCATCCGCAATGCGCCGAACGATTGACAACGTTATGTCCTTCGACGTCATCGACTTTAGGTAATTCAATTCAAGTCCCATCCATTACTCGACTTCAGTCTACGATAGAAGAAGCCTGGAAGTCGGGATTTGACCAACAA GGATGTGAACAACTCGGTGGCAAGCTTTCTGGTACATGTAAATGGATTGGCGCAACAGAAATAGCAACACTTTTGGCTTCTTGTCATATTCG TTACCGTTTAATAGATTTCCATCGACCTACTTCTGATGACGGTAAACAACATCCGGCTTTATTTGATTGGGTGAAACAGTACTTTCAAGAACCATCAGAATTTAAACCACCGCTTTACTTCCAACACCAAG GACACAGCCGCACGATTATTGGTATTGAAGAAGGGAAACAGGGAAAACTGCGTTTACTTATACTTGATCCAAGTCATAAAAGCGATCAAATGCGTCAGTTGACAAACACTTCTGATTCAACTAAATCTAACGCTACCGCAAAGAAAATTTGGGTTCCTATGACTTCCCTTAGAGCCAGGCAATATCAAATTGTTTGTGTGAACGGTGGCTTCGTTGACAGCGATCGAGAGTTCCTA CAAAGTAAACTGATCCGTTCCACTCGTATTCCTTAA
- the LOC124348850 gene encoding tyrosine-protein kinase JAK2-like, whose translation MRMSIVVKIIGSSPGIIPIDDGLSFEDVCIQCCRDLGICPASRNLFALRNETSKLYVNPSDLLKDGDESYELRLRFWPSLVNLSKIGTKALNYFYQQVHEEFVEGKITAFNNKTNQSVALGLAVTAMYCHMKDYGVKMSDVLTNYKKFVPKMVRRNSNLKYSTESLKTRLNQVVQNPPGETWFFKQAFLKTIAQTATDYSVEKYPVKVEEGEELVEFDLIIQPMSSEHPGVKMQSFKKKILSQYVCSIEEVCFVSIRKSDNRMEISRINGVPQYFLMESEESMKSCVGVLNGYYRLMEKWTFDLCGELVTPSLVKLRSLKCHGPVGDSFAYDKLRAKRQNKQGSYLLRESHVNYDELYLDVCLEDGQPSTTFSIVKSVEGTWTFAGLECQPCSNVRELLALQGNEKRLGIPGFELKECLPSSENDVSELLLCRQKPVELEMTLSQSAFPQLPVCIPTQSIQLYVGAGFQCEFDGRFTTVHRGVWRRTTDEQIQIVHKLLRSEYRQSHYQAFLESVQRSMFWRSETIVHVFGIVLDVNLRVIMEYFPQGPLDQYLREHDLPIIDLVEAATNLAKALFYLEEKGFVHGKVRCRNLMVASHTSNSIRVKLTDPGIVAYSDDELPWIPIELYESLELVHRRSTADIWACGTCMWEIFSYGEKPCSGFSKTKMIQGFLSGWRPPRPEKCLGEIYHIMIGTWYPDVSLRPKAQSVMRDINQILYEVYNSRRSNVYEQVHDHQLSLNGSLASGLTEATTLRALSENHDTISFNSQFDDHNFQDTHASLNFVLSKWELNGGSSLQFDDEGTSELAAEIYQLERENLELGAVLGNGYYGEVRMGVIRHRDGTEETVAVKKLKSMTMNNPESVDLKRECEIMKSLNHPNIAEIKAIVTEPITMLVMEYFPMGSLLSYLRTEKEIITDQQLMKFATDVAEGMAYLGENNIVHRDLATRNILVAAEDLVKISDFGLARQVGYNGYYAVRDYGKQLPIPWYAPESLLCWKFSVQSDVWSFGVTLYEMFSRGEEPNIIIGDHTLLLKALQQGRRLPCPPGCPPVIYRDLMKPCWDGEASLRPSFKVLLDKIRYVANQL comes from the exons ATGAGAATGTCGATTGTCGTAAAAATTATCGGTTCCAGCCCTGGTATTATTCCAATTGATGACGGATTGTCCTTTGAAGACGTTTGTATACAATGTTGTCGCGATTTGGGAATTTGCCCTGCTTCTCGGAACCTTTTTGCGCTCAGGAACGAGACTTCAAAACTCTACGTCAATCCTTCAGATCTCCTGAAAGATGGGGATGAGTCTTATGAGTTGAGGCTACGCTTTTGGCCCTCCCTTGTTAATTTATCTAAAATTGGGACAAAAGCACTAAACTACTTCTATCAACAAGTTCACGAGGAGTTTGTGGAGGGAAAGATTACagcattcaacaacaaaacaaaccaaagTGTGGCATTGGGTTTAGCTGTAACCGCTATGTATTGCCATATGAAGGATTACGGTGTCAAAATGAGTGATGTCCTAACAAATTACAAAAAGTTTGTTCCTAAAATGGTCAGACGTAATTCAAATCTCAAGTACAGCACAGAATCCTTGAAGACCCGCTTGAATCAAGTAGTTCAGAATCCACCTGGTGAAACGTGGTTCTTCAAACAAGCGTTCCTGAAAACAATAGCTCAAACTGCTACTGACTATTCAGTTGAAAAATATCCTGTCAAAGTGGAAGAGGGGGAAGAACTAGTTGAATTTGATCTAATTATTCAACCCATGAGTAGTGAACATCCAGGAGTCAAGATGCAgtcattcaaaaagaaaatt ctaAGTCAGTATGTGTGTTCAATCGAAGAAGTATGCTTCGTTTCCATCAGGAAAAGTGACAACCGTATGGAAATATCGCGAATCAACGGTGTACCTCAGTACTTTCTCATGGAAAGTGAAGAGTCTATGAAAAGTTGTGTCGGTGTCCTTAATGGCTATTATCGACTTATGGAAAAATGGACATTTGATTTGTGTGGCGAACTGGTGACCCCTTCTCTTGTCAAACTAAGAAGTCTTAAATGCCATGGTCCTGTTGG AGATTCCTTTGCTTACGACAAACTAAGAGCCAAGCGTCAGAACAAACAAGGGTCCTACTTGTTACG GGAAAGTCATGTCAACTACGACGAACTTTATTTAGATGTTTGCCTGGAAGACGGACAGCCATCCACAACATTCTCAATCGTTAAATCAGTTGAGGGTACGTGGACTTTCGCTGGATTAGAATGTCAGCCGTGCAGCAACGTACGGGAATTGTTAGCACTTCAAGGCAATGAGAAGCGACTCGGAATTCCCGGATTCGAGCTGAAGGAATGTCTCCCGTCATCAGAGAATG ATGTCTCGGAACTTTTGCTTTGCCGCCAAAAACCTGTTGAATTGGAAATGACACTCAGCCAAAGCGCATTTCCCCAGTTACCAGTTTGCATTCCAACCCAGTCTATTCAGCTGTATGTAGGCGCCGGATTCCAGTGTGAATTTGATGGCCGCTTTACCACTGTTCACCGAGGAGTG tggcGCCGAACAACAGACGAACAAATCCAAATTGTGCACAAACTTCTTAGATCGGAATACCGGCAGTCTCACTACCAA gcaTTCCTGGAATCTGTACAGCGATCTATGTTTTGGCGATCAGAAACAATTGTTCATGTTTTTGGTATCGTCTTGGATGTTAATTTGAGAGTCATTATGGAGTATTTTCCGCAAGGCCCATTAGATCAGTATTTGAGAGAACATGACCTGCCCATCATCGATCTTGTGGAAGCAGCAACTAATCTTGCCAAAGCATTGTTTTATTTG gaagaaaaaggttttGTTCACGGTAAAGTCCGTTGCCGAAATTTAATGGTTGCGTCACACACTTCCAATTCGATCCGAGTCAAGTTAACAGATCCAGGAATTGTTGCGTATTCGGATGACGA GTTACCTTGGATACCGATTGAATTGTACGAATCATTGGAATTGGTTCATCGGAGGAGCACAGCTGACATATGGGCTTGCGGAACTTGCATGTGGGAGATCTTTTCATATGGAGAGAAACCCTGTTCTGGTTTCAGCAAGACAAAAATGATCcaa GGTTTCTTGAGTGGCTGGAGGCCCCCGAGGCCTGAAAAGTGTTTAGGAGAAATCTATCATATCATGATTGGTACCTGGTATCCAGATGTTTCGCTCAGACCAAAAGCTCAATCCGTTATGCGAGAcattaaccaaattctttaCGAAG TTTACAACTCGAGGCGTAGTAATGTATACGAACAAGTCCACGACCATCAGCTTTCGCTCAACGGAAGCTTGGCCTCTGGATTGACTGAGGCCACaa CCCTTAGAGCTCTTTCTGAAAATCATGATACGATTTCCTTCAACTCCCAGTTCGACGACCACAACTTTCAA GATACCCATGCTTCACTGAACTTTGTGCTTTCAAAATGGGAGCTAAACGGTGGTTCTTCATTGCAATTTGATGACGAAGGCACGTCAGAGTTGGCTGCGGAGATTTACCAACTGGAAAGGGAAAACTTAGAACTGGGAGCTGTACTCGGGAAT GGTTATTACGGTGAAGTGCGCATGGGAGTGATCCGCCACAGAGACGGCACAGAGGAGACAGTTGCCGTCAAGAAACTCAAAAGCATGACGATGAATAATCCGGAGAGTGTTGATCTTAAACGTGAATGTGAAATCATGAAG aGTCTCAACCACCCAAACATTGCCGAAATCAAAGCCATTGTCACCGAGCCCATAACAATGCTAGTGATGGAATACTTTCCGATGGGTAGTTTATTGTCCTATTTGCGCACTGAGAAGGAAATTATTACTGATCAGCAGCTAATGAAATTTGCAACTGACGTGGCCGAG GGTATGGCATATCTGGGCGAAAATAATATTGTTCACCGTGATCTGGCTACCCGCAACATTTTAGTAGCTGCCGAAGATTTGGTAAAGATTTCCGATTTCGGTCTAGCCCGTCAAGTCGGATACAATGGTTACTATGCCGTTCGTGATTACGGCAAACAACTGCCCATACCTTG GTACGCACCGGAAAGTTTGCTCTGTTGGAAATTCTCCGTCCAGTCCGACGTATGGTCATTTGGTGTCACGCTCTACGAGATGTTTAGCAGAGGCGAGGAACCTAATATTATCATCGGCGATCATACGCTTTTGTTGAAGGCTTTGCAGCAAGGTAGGCGTTTACCTTGCCCTCCGGGATGTCCCCCTGTAATCTATCGAGACTTGATGAAACCATGTTGGGATGGTGAAGCCTCTCTCCGGCCATCTTTCAAAGTATTGCTTGATAAAATACGCTACGTCGCCAACCAACTGTGA